One segment of Thermoanaerobacter kivui DNA contains the following:
- a CDS encoding CpsD/CapB family tyrosine-protein kinase, whose amino-acid sequence MVAARNLIVADPKSPFAEAFRALRTNLQFTSVDKKVKSILITSSLPNEGKSTVVKNLAYSVALTGSKVIVIDADLRNPTVHKLLYLPNSRGLTNLLIDEGDYEAYLNIDNSYSNLHILTSGPIPPNPAELLGSNKMKKLLSNIQKDYDYVFIDSPPVVTVTDAVVLAPVVDGIILVIQAGKTEIEAVSRAKEILESVKANILGVVLNRVKESHKGYYYYYYYYDDNNPQHKKRRKR is encoded by the coding sequence ATGGTAGCAGCAAGAAATCTAATTGTAGCAGATCCAAAATCGCCTTTTGCTGAGGCTTTTCGTGCTTTAAGAACTAATTTGCAATTTACAAGTGTAGATAAAAAAGTTAAAAGTATATTAATTACCAGTTCACTACCTAATGAGGGAAAGAGTACTGTTGTTAAAAACTTAGCTTATTCTGTAGCTTTGACAGGAAGTAAAGTTATTGTAATAGATGCAGATTTAAGGAATCCCACAGTTCATAAACTTTTATATTTGCCTAATAGTAGAGGCTTAACAAATTTATTGATAGATGAAGGGGACTATGAGGCTTATTTAAATATAGATAACAGCTACAGTAATTTACATATATTAACTTCCGGACCGATTCCACCTAATCCAGCAGAGTTATTGGGTTCGAATAAAATGAAAAAATTATTAAGTAATATTCAAAAAGATTACGACTATGTATTTATAGATAGTCCTCCTGTTGTAACTGTTACAGATGCAGTAGTATTAGCGCCAGTGGTTGACGGAATAATACTTGTTATACAAGCTGGGAAAACAGAAATTGAAGCAGTCAGCCGAGCAAAAGAAATTTTAGAAAGTGTAAAAGCTAATATTCTTGGGGTTGTACTAAATAGAGTAAAAGAAAGCCATAAAGGATACTACTATTACTATTATTATTATGATGATAATAACCCACAACATAAGAAAAGAAGGAAAAGATAA
- a CDS encoding tyrosine-protein phosphatase → MVDIHCHILPNLDDGAESLDISKEMALIAVQDGIKSIVATPHYIEYEHEISKESILNTCQQVNEFLIQNCIDLKIIPGCEAFVSPTLVESYKKGEVMSINDMGKYILIELPVASYPEYIEDVIFDFKVIGVTPIIAHIERYSYVKGDFDIIYRLINEGALMQINSTSITGLFGDEIRYKSLELIKHNMVHFIASDAHTTRGRAPKISKALETLKKEGIEDAYIDYLISNSQKVINGEDIEVIEPIKKKLSWFHKIKRRF, encoded by the coding sequence ATGGTGGATATACATTGTCATATATTACCTAACCTTGATGATGGTGCTGAGTCCTTGGACATTTCGAAGGAAATGGCACTTATTGCAGTACAAGATGGTATAAAGTCAATTGTAGCGACACCTCATTATATAGAATATGAGCATGAAATATCAAAAGAGAGTATTTTAAATACTTGTCAGCAGGTAAATGAGTTTTTAATTCAAAATTGCATAGATTTAAAGATAATTCCAGGGTGTGAAGCTTTTGTTTCTCCTACATTAGTGGAAAGTTATAAAAAAGGGGAAGTTATGTCAATAAATGATATGGGTAAATATATTTTGATAGAATTACCAGTAGCTAGTTATCCGGAATACATAGAGGATGTAATATTTGACTTTAAGGTGATAGGAGTTACTCCTATTATAGCTCACATAGAAAGATATTCATATGTTAAAGGAGATTTTGATATAATATACAGGTTAATTAACGAAGGAGCGCTTATGCAAATTAATTCTACAAGCATTACAGGCTTGTTTGGAGATGAGATAAGGTATAAGTCATTAGAGCTTATAAAACACAATATGGTGCATTTTATAGCTTCTGATGCTCATACAACAAGGGGAAGAGCGCCTAAGATATCAAAAGCTTTAGAGACTTTAAAAAAAGAAGGAATTGAAGATGCCTACATAGACTATTTGATTAGTAACAGTCAAAAAGTGATTAATGGCGAAGATATTGAAGTGATAGAACCAATAAAAAAGAAACTAAGTTGGTTTCACAAAATAAAGAGACGCTTCTAG
- a CDS encoding LCP family protein, whose amino-acid sequence MKKRKWSIFFLIVAIIASCAFFVYYKYIHITKHPESVFNNDNKNNISNSEQALSKSKIYIAFLGLDKDDERVHTIGNFRTDTIMIFSIDFNGKVVKVLSIPRDTYVDIPGFHKDKINAAYVYGGMGEKGYALSLKTISDFLGINVPYYISIDMQTIPDIVDAIGGVPLDVEVNMHSHGANLDKGYQILDGQKAYQYVRWRYDPMGDINRVKRQQKFIIAFASQLKSKAKDVSTYINLYNTFKGKLCTNLNYEQILALIYFVKDVSPDSIEKFTVPGDFYDLNGISYWKPDIEKLNEVLQEFTK is encoded by the coding sequence ATGAAAAAAAGAAAATGGTCTATTTTCTTTTTAATAGTAGCTATTATAGCTTCATGTGCCTTTTTTGTATATTATAAATACATCCATATAACAAAACATCCAGAATCTGTATTTAATAATGATAACAAAAATAATATTTCCAATTCTGAACAGGCACTATCTAAAAGTAAAATATATATTGCCTTTTTAGGCTTAGACAAAGATGATGAAAGAGTACACACCATAGGAAATTTTAGGACTGATACTATAATGATATTTTCAATTGATTTTAATGGTAAAGTCGTAAAAGTTCTTTCTATTCCGCGAGATACATATGTAGATATTCCCGGATTTCATAAAGACAAAATAAATGCTGCATATGTATATGGCGGTATGGGAGAAAAAGGTTATGCTCTTAGCTTAAAAACCATAAGTGATTTTTTAGGTATCAATGTGCCTTATTACATTTCAATAGACATGCAGACAATACCAGATATTGTAGACGCAATCGGTGGTGTACCTCTCGATGTAGAAGTAAACATGCATAGCCATGGAGCCAACCTAGATAAAGGATACCAAATTTTGGATGGTCAAAAGGCTTATCAGTATGTAAGATGGAGATATGACCCCATGGGAGATATAAACAGAGTTAAAAGGCAACAAAAGTTTATAATTGCCTTTGCTAGCCAGCTTAAAAGTAAAGCAAAAGATGTTTCTACTTATATAAATTTATACAATACTTTTAAAGGAAAGTTGTGCACTAATCTCAATTATGAGCAAATACTTGCCTTAATATACTTCGTTAAAGACGTATCACCAGATTCGATAGAAAAATTCACAGTGCCAGGAGACTTTTATGATTTAAATGGAATAAGTTATTGGAAACCAGATATAGAAAAATTAAACGAGGTGCTTCAAGAATTCACAAAATAA
- a CDS encoding YkvI family membrane protein, whose translation MSRKEISAFKVAASYIGTVVGAGFASGQEILQFFAYHGVKGTIGLVIAVFMFVFYGYIILRLGNRLNASSYKKVIMKAGGPLFGRVIDLVVTFFLFGALSAMIAGCGAIFEEQFGLPSAFGGVVMAVLSVVTVLTGIGGVISAISFVVPLLLLAIIIVGIFSLFYGPDITVITIADFPFKAAVKNFALSGVLYASYNLLMAVAILAPLGQKTNDRSKLRWGAILGGMGLGLGAFLIFFTILINMPTASLYEIPMLYVAGNISPVLKFVYSFILIAEIYTTAVGNLYGFAARFTEVGSVKYKIFTVASGGMALIASGFGFAKLVHHLYPIAGYGGIIMLIGLTYRIINHK comes from the coding sequence TTGAGTAGAAAAGAGATTTCGGCTTTTAAAGTTGCTGCAAGCTATATAGGAACAGTAGTAGGGGCGGGATTTGCTTCGGGACAAGAAATATTGCAGTTTTTTGCATATCACGGAGTAAAAGGAACTATAGGGCTTGTAATTGCTGTTTTTATGTTTGTGTTTTATGGGTATATAATTTTACGATTAGGTAACAGGCTTAATGCCTCTTCCTATAAAAAGGTCATCATGAAGGCTGGGGGACCTTTATTTGGAAGAGTGATAGATTTAGTAGTTACATTTTTTTTGTTTGGAGCACTATCTGCAATGATAGCAGGTTGTGGTGCAATTTTTGAAGAGCAATTTGGGCTTCCTTCTGCTTTTGGTGGTGTAGTAATGGCAGTATTATCGGTTGTAACAGTATTAACAGGAATTGGAGGAGTTATTTCTGCCATTTCTTTTGTAGTGCCTTTGCTCTTGCTTGCCATAATCATTGTGGGTATTTTTTCCCTTTTTTATGGACCAGACATTACGGTTATAACAATTGCTGACTTTCCTTTTAAAGCTGCAGTAAAAAATTTTGCATTGTCGGGAGTACTTTATGCTTCCTATAATCTTTTGATGGCAGTTGCCATTCTTGCTCCTCTTGGACAGAAAACCAACGACAGGTCAAAACTAAGATGGGGAGCTATATTAGGAGGAATGGGATTAGGATTAGGTGCGTTTTTGATATTTTTTACAATTCTTATAAATATGCCTACTGCTTCTTTATATGAGATACCCATGCTTTATGTTGCTGGTAATATTTCACCGGTTTTGAAATTTGTATACAGTTTTATTTTGATTGCAGAAATATATACTACGGCTGTTGGAAATCTATATGGGTTTGCGGCAAGGTTTACAGAAGTTGGGTCAGTGAAATATAAGATTTTTACTGTTGCCTCGGGGGGAATGGCCCTTATAGCTAGTGGGTTTGGTTTTGCAAAACTTGTTCATCATTTATATCCTATCGCTGGTTATGGAGGCATTATTATGCTTATTGGCCTTACATATAGAATAATAAATCACAAATAA
- a CDS encoding DUF2225 domain-containing protein, with amino-acid sequence MSMLKYLIGLMLDGGVILGNKYLYDKKTVCPVCKKEFTYTKVRSSQLKVEERERDFYTKYKDGINPFFYEVIVCPNCGYAALESEFDRITNDKKEKILSLVTAKWVKREFSGERTPQKALEAYLLALYCSQIKEDKPIVFSKTCLRIAWIYRILNDKANEEKYLKYALDSYIKAYSGSDIYEEEVLLIYMIAELNRMLGNREEALKWYNKVINHPDRSRHNLIVNLARDGWQSLKE; translated from the coding sequence ATGAGTATGTTAAAATATTTAATAGGACTAATGTTGGACGGAGGTGTAATATTGGGAAACAAATATTTGTACGATAAAAAAACTGTATGCCCAGTATGTAAAAAAGAGTTTACATATACCAAAGTAAGATCTTCGCAATTGAAGGTGGAAGAAAGAGAAAGAGATTTTTATACTAAATATAAAGATGGCATTAATCCTTTCTTTTATGAAGTTATTGTATGCCCAAATTGTGGATATGCTGCTTTGGAATCTGAATTTGACAGAATAACTAATGACAAAAAGGAAAAAATCTTATCACTGGTAACGGCTAAGTGGGTTAAAAGAGAATTTTCTGGTGAAAGAACACCTCAAAAAGCGTTAGAAGCCTATTTATTGGCTTTATATTGTTCCCAGATAAAAGAAGATAAGCCCATAGTTTTTTCGAAGACTTGTCTTAGAATTGCTTGGATATATAGGATTTTAAATGATAAGGCAAATGAAGAAAAATATTTGAAATATGCATTGGATTCTTATATAAAAGCCTATAGTGGTTCAGATATATATGAAGAAGAAGTACTTCTCATATATATGATAGCAGAACTTAATAGAATGTTAGGCAACAGGGAAGAGGCATTAAAATGGTATAATAAAGTGATAAATCATCCTGATAGGTCTCGACATAATTTAATAGTCAATCTTGCAAGAGATGGATGGCAAAGTTTAAAAGAATGA
- a CDS encoding calcium-translocating P-type ATPase, SERCA-type — MSYGKKQMQQTIYYFDKTDFTGLNSQEAQKRLLKYGPNILEEGHKVSPLQIFLNQFQDFMVMVLLAATLISALMGELADALTITIIVILNAVLGFIQEYRTEQSLEALKKLAVHIAKVLRDGEQKEIKASQIVIDDIIILEAGDKVPADAVLIESHNLEVDESILTGESVPVHKEAVNNVKRAAVTNSNVVYMGTIVTKGRGKAIVTATGMQTEMGKIAGMIKDIEEDETPLQKRLNKLGKVLVAGALAICGIVVVLGIIRGESLYYMFLSGVSLAVAAIPEGLPAVVTVSLAIGVQRMLKRNALIRKLPAVETLGCTNVICTDKTGTLTENKMTVTKVFCDEEVFEVKGDKSKEFTKIKNKERSAFRKMLEIGALCNNSKIKREKIKIGKEALEEEKYLGDPTEAAILSFSMKSGLSLELVENVKRIEEIPFDSYRKRMSVIVEISGEKYAYVKGAPDVMLDLCTYKYTEGKEVPLTVFDKKRILDINESFGREALRVLAFAYKKLPPKFPMVAEFIEKDLVFVGLEGMIDPPRREVYEAILKCKMAGIKPVMITGDHKITATAIAKELKILGENDKVITGQDLDKMGDKDLEKACTNISVYARVTPRHKLRIVRALRNKGFTVAMTGDGVNDAPALKEADIGIAMGKGGTEVAKEASSMILLDDNFATIVAAVEEGRIIYDNIRKFIRFLLSCNFGEVLTMFFAALMALKLPLAPIQILMVNLVTDGLPALALGMDPPEKDIMMMKPREAKESVFSRGLGIRIIIVGFLMAMSTLGSYVFALSYGTLERARTIAFATLVMVELIHAFECRSERNLIFEIGIFTNPYLVLAVLTSFLLFLATIYVPPLSVVFRTTVLTGYDWLVVVFFSSIEFVFNNLYTAYIVPLTKAK, encoded by the coding sequence ATGTCTTACGGTAAGAAGCAAATGCAACAAACAATTTACTACTTTGATAAAACTGACTTTACCGGCTTAAATAGTCAAGAAGCGCAAAAAAGGTTATTGAAATATGGGCCGAATATATTGGAGGAAGGGCACAAAGTTAGTCCTTTGCAAATATTTTTAAATCAGTTTCAAGATTTTATGGTGATGGTTTTATTGGCAGCAACTTTAATTTCTGCTTTGATGGGAGAATTAGCGGATGCTTTGACAATAACGATAATCGTCATTTTAAATGCTGTATTAGGATTTATCCAAGAATATAGAACAGAGCAGTCTTTGGAAGCTTTAAAAAAACTTGCAGTGCATATTGCAAAAGTTTTGAGGGATGGAGAACAAAAAGAGATAAAGGCTTCTCAGATTGTAATAGATGATATTATTATATTGGAGGCGGGAGATAAAGTTCCAGCAGATGCTGTTTTGATAGAAAGTCATAATTTAGAAGTGGATGAATCGATTTTGACTGGTGAGTCAGTCCCTGTCCACAAGGAAGCTGTAAACAATGTAAAAAGAGCGGCAGTAACTAATAGTAATGTAGTTTATATGGGTACAATTGTTACGAAAGGAAGAGGGAAAGCTATTGTAACTGCTACAGGTATGCAAACAGAAATGGGGAAAATTGCAGGGATGATTAAAGATATTGAAGAAGATGAAACGCCATTACAAAAAAGACTTAATAAACTTGGAAAAGTGTTAGTAGCTGGAGCTCTTGCTATATGTGGTATTGTAGTAGTATTAGGAATAATAAGAGGAGAGTCTTTGTATTATATGTTTTTATCAGGTGTAAGTCTTGCAGTTGCTGCTATTCCTGAGGGACTTCCTGCTGTTGTTACAGTTTCTTTGGCTATTGGGGTACAAAGGATGCTTAAAAGAAATGCGTTAATAAGAAAATTACCTGCTGTTGAAACTTTGGGATGCACTAATGTAATATGTACGGATAAGACAGGTACTTTGACAGAGAACAAAATGACTGTGACAAAAGTGTTTTGCGATGAAGAAGTTTTTGAAGTAAAAGGTGATAAAAGTAAAGAATTTACTAAAATAAAAAATAAAGAGAGAAGTGCCTTTAGAAAAATGTTGGAGATAGGGGCATTGTGCAATAATTCAAAGATTAAGAGGGAGAAGATAAAAATTGGCAAAGAAGCTTTAGAAGAAGAAAAATACTTAGGAGACCCTACCGAAGCTGCTATACTTTCTTTTTCAATGAAATCAGGACTTTCGCTTGAATTGGTAGAAAATGTTAAAAGAATAGAGGAAATTCCTTTCGATTCATATAGAAAAAGGATGTCCGTTATTGTGGAGATAAGCGGTGAAAAATATGCCTATGTAAAAGGTGCACCAGATGTAATGTTGGACCTTTGTACATATAAATATACAGAAGGAAAAGAAGTGCCACTTACTGTTTTTGATAAAAAAAGAATATTAGATATCAATGAAAGTTTTGGCAGGGAAGCTTTAAGAGTATTGGCCTTTGCTTATAAAAAGCTTCCTCCTAAATTTCCAATGGTTGCGGAGTTTATAGAAAAAGATTTGGTTTTTGTAGGATTGGAAGGGATGATAGACCCTCCTCGAAGGGAAGTATATGAGGCGATTTTAAAATGCAAGATGGCAGGAATAAAACCTGTTATGATAACAGGTGACCACAAGATTACTGCAACTGCTATAGCAAAAGAATTAAAAATATTAGGGGAAAATGATAAAGTAATCACAGGGCAGGATTTAGATAAAATGGGCGATAAGGACCTTGAGAAAGCTTGTACAAATATTAGTGTTTATGCAAGAGTAACCCCAAGACATAAGCTCAGAATTGTCAGAGCCCTTAGAAACAAAGGTTTTACAGTAGCTATGACAGGGGATGGTGTAAATGATGCCCCTGCTTTGAAAGAGGCAGATATAGGTATTGCTATGGGAAAAGGAGGAACAGAAGTTGCAAAAGAGGCTTCCTCTATGATTTTATTAGATGATAATTTTGCTACTATTGTGGCAGCTGTTGAAGAGGGAAGAATAATTTATGACAATATACGAAAGTTTATACGATTTTTGCTTTCTTGTAATTTTGGAGAAGTTTTGACTATGTTTTTTGCAGCTTTAATGGCCTTAAAATTGCCTCTTGCTCCAATTCAAATATTAATGGTCAATCTTGTTACTGATGGGTTACCAGCTTTAGCTTTGGGGATGGATCCTCCTGAAAAAGATATAATGATGATGAAACCAAGAGAGGCTAAAGAAAGTGTGTTTTCAAGAGGATTGGGTATAAGAATCATTATAGTGGGCTTTTTGATGGCAATGAGTACTCTTGGGTCATATGTATTTGCGTTAAGCTATGGGACATTAGAAAGAGCTAGAACTATAGCTTTTGCTACATTAGTGATGGTAGAGCTGATACACGCCTTTGAATGCAGGTCAGAAAGAAATTTAATTTTTGAGATAGGGATTTTTACTAATCCTTACTTGGTGTTAGCAGTTTTAACATCATTTTTGCTTTTCTTAGCTACAATATATGTTCCACCTTTAAGTGTTGTGTTTAGGACAACAGTGCTTACTGGCTATGATTGGCTGGTGGTGGTGTTTTTCTCTTCAATAGAATTTGTATTTAACAATCTTTATACTGCTTATATAGTACCATTAACTAAGGCGAAGTGA
- the ndk gene encoding nucleoside-diphosphate kinase, with product METTLAIVKPDGVKRGLIGEILKRYENKGLRLKAAKVITPTIELLEKHYEEHKGKPYYKPLIQYMSSGPVFAMVLEGENAVKIVRLLNGATKVEEALPGTIRGDFAISTTFNIIHGSDSIESAKREIALWFPELA from the coding sequence ATGGAAACCACTCTTGCTATAGTAAAACCCGACGGTGTCAAGAGAGGGCTTATAGGAGAAATATTAAAAAGATATGAAAACAAAGGTTTAAGGCTTAAAGCGGCAAAAGTAATAACTCCAACAATTGAGCTTTTAGAAAAGCACTACGAGGAACACAAAGGCAAGCCTTACTACAAACCTTTAATACAGTACATGTCCTCAGGTCCTGTCTTTGCAATGGTACTAGAAGGAGAAAACGCCGTAAAAATAGTAAGACTTTTAAATGGTGCCACAAAAGTAGAAGAAGCACTTCCTGGGACGATAAGAGGTGATTTTGCCATAAGCACCACTTTTAACATCATACACGGCTCAGATAGTATTGAATCTGCAAAGAGAGAAATAGCACTGTGGTTTCCTGAATTAGCATGA
- a CDS encoding lipid II flippase Amj family protein — MIDAKRLMIVAFFTMVINLIDTLSYSIRPSGVRTRKLAVALSLFNIMAVISRLSNMIQAPFLGSIVDMAIKMDKVYLLQNDMRIVLFSATLGALIGAPLMPTFVSIFTVAINGMEGAGTVPKLILQVFRWKNFKKLKKKIVVPKLSMLKGVLEADIPKSFLIYNVIITSIYTTGIVSSLYAGAIIPEYRITASQLSGIVNGFATILFTVVVDPVAALITDQALNGKRPQSDVDKMAVLLVFGKIFGTLLAQLVFVPAAELILFVTKLIV, encoded by the coding sequence ATGATAGATGCAAAAAGACTGATGATAGTAGCTTTTTTCACAATGGTCATAAATCTGATTGACACACTTTCTTATTCAATAAGACCTTCGGGTGTAAGAACTCGAAAGCTTGCTGTTGCTCTTTCGCTTTTTAATATTATGGCTGTGATATCAAGATTATCAAATATGATTCAAGCACCTTTTCTTGGCAGTATTGTAGATATGGCGATAAAAATGGACAAGGTCTATCTCCTTCAAAATGATATGAGAATTGTACTTTTTTCAGCTACATTAGGGGCATTGATAGGAGCACCTTTGATGCCCACTTTTGTATCGATTTTTACTGTTGCCATAAACGGAATGGAAGGAGCAGGGACAGTACCAAAACTTATCCTTCAGGTTTTTAGATGGAAAAACTTTAAAAAGCTTAAGAAAAAAATTGTTGTGCCAAAGTTGTCCATGTTAAAAGGGGTGCTGGAAGCGGATATACCCAAAAGTTTTTTGATATATAACGTGATAATCACTTCTATATACACCACAGGTATTGTGTCTTCTCTATACGCTGGGGCCATTATACCAGAGTATAGAATTACAGCCAGTCAGCTTTCAGGAATAGTGAATGGATTTGCCACTATTTTATTTACGGTTGTAGTTGACCCTGTTGCTGCCCTTATTACTGACCAGGCTTTAAACGGAAAAAGGCCACAAAGTGATGTAGATAAAATGGCGGTACTTCTGGTTTTCGGCAAAATATTTGGAACTTTACTGGCGCAGCTTGTTTTTGTTCCAGCAGCAGAGTTAATATTATTTGTCACAAAATTGATAGTTTAA
- a CDS encoding ribonuclease H-like YkuK family protein yields MYFINPTKGRMDIDKMFEDIMEFVEGDRQSSYKLMVGTDSQPGKSVCFVTAVIIYREGKGARYYYRKFYNKKIPSLKQRIFMEATYSIEVANQLFERLNQTDKKDINIEIHLDVGENGKTRDIIKEVVNMVLGCGFEAQVKPSSYGASKVADKHTKSMANIG; encoded by the coding sequence TTGTATTTCATTAATCCAACGAAGGGAAGAATGGATATCGACAAAATGTTCGAAGATATCATGGAGTTTGTGGAAGGAGACCGGCAATCCAGCTACAAGCTGATGGTGGGTACGGATTCTCAACCGGGCAAATCCGTATGCTTTGTTACTGCTGTAATCATATATCGAGAAGGGAAAGGTGCGAGGTATTATTATAGGAAATTTTACAACAAAAAAATTCCTTCTCTGAAACAAAGGATTTTTATGGAGGCTACTTACAGCATAGAAGTAGCAAACCAGCTTTTTGAAAGGCTTAATCAAACTGACAAAAAAGATATAAACATTGAGATACATCTTGATGTGGGTGAAAACGGCAAAACGAGGGACATCATAAAAGAAGTTGTAAACATGGTATTAGGGTGTGGATTTGAAGCTCAAGTAAAACCCTCTTCTTATGGTGCCAGCAAAGTGGCTGACAAACATACTAAAAGCATGGCTAATATTGGATAA
- a CDS encoding phosphatase PAP2 family protein, giving the protein MQADILKAIQTITNPLLDYFFIAITMLGSAGFYFIFIPLFYWCVDKRFGLKLGLILISSIYVNTILKEITKINRPIGYPGIRSVFTQSAGGYSFPSGHAQGSTTVWGTLMVHYQKKWLWYVGIAIVLLVSFSRMYLGVHWPIDIIGGILIAVLIIILSELIESIVKESNFNISLSFKVILSILIPALFILIFPHKDIYEYMGLISGTLIGYFMDKEKFDFTVHAPLQKQILKLLIGIIVFFVLKDGLKFVLPSGNIFNAIRYAICGLWLSLGAPYVFNLFKLNDKLIKA; this is encoded by the coding sequence ATGCAAGCTGACATATTAAAAGCCATACAAACCATAACAAATCCATTGTTAGATTATTTTTTTATAGCTATAACAATGTTAGGTAGTGCAGGCTTTTACTTTATCTTTATCCCGCTATTTTATTGGTGTGTAGATAAACGATTTGGCTTAAAGCTTGGACTTATATTGATAAGCTCCATATACGTAAATACAATATTAAAAGAAATAACAAAAATAAATAGGCCAATAGGCTATCCGGGAATAAGGTCTGTATTTACACAATCAGCAGGAGGATATTCATTCCCAAGCGGTCATGCGCAAGGTTCTACAACTGTTTGGGGGACTTTAATGGTACACTATCAAAAAAAATGGCTGTGGTATGTAGGAATCGCCATCGTATTACTCGTATCATTTTCGCGAATGTATTTAGGTGTCCACTGGCCGATAGATATTATTGGCGGAATATTGATAGCTGTTTTAATAATAATTTTAAGTGAACTTATTGAAAGCATCGTGAAAGAAAGCAATTTTAACATAAGTTTATCTTTTAAAGTTATTTTGTCAATTTTAATCCCTGCGCTTTTTATATTAATTTTCCCTCACAAGGATATTTATGAATACATGGGTTTAATTTCTGGTACTTTAATAGGTTATTTTATGGACAAAGAAAAATTTGATTTTACTGTCCATGCTCCTCTTCAAAAGCAAATTTTGAAGTTACTAATTGGCATAATTGTATTTTTTGTACTTAAAGATGGATTAAAATTTGTGTTGCCTTCTGGAAATATTTTTAATGCAATAAGGTATGCAATTTGTGGACTGTGGCTTTCTCTTGGTGCACCTTATGTATTTAACCTTTTTAAACTAAATGACAAACTGATTAAGGCATAG
- a CDS encoding Yip1 family protein: MNFLERLYGIFFQPVETIKEIVRKKPIWQAVVVIIVTGLLTMTSSRFTMVGPDLFSSTPGMPDFGRLRSLFVLMAVFGSIFIAPLTYFLFAAVYHFLAEILDGKMYAKTEDNTPLTQNEDNSGEIQQMTAGDGDEIVIGTAKGLYSAMGFAKLPMIFMVPVNLFARLLSERGGAILTDLFIIAFTIWVIVLKIISIRENYKMTTGNAVLVYFLPYIVLIVLFIIMMIFVGATFVSVFSTIFKNIPIQ; this comes from the coding sequence TTGAATTTTTTGGAAAGATTGTATGGCATATTTTTTCAACCTGTCGAGACCATTAAAGAAATTGTAAGGAAAAAGCCAATTTGGCAGGCTGTTGTTGTCATCATAGTTACAGGTTTGTTGACTATGACAAGCAGTAGGTTTACAATGGTTGGTCCGGATTTATTTTCCTCCACTCCAGGTATGCCTGATTTTGGGAGGTTAAGGTCACTGTTTGTTCTGATGGCTGTATTTGGGAGTATATTTATAGCTCCTTTGACTTACTTTCTTTTTGCGGCAGTGTATCACTTTTTAGCAGAAATTTTAGATGGAAAAATGTACGCTAAAACAGAAGACAATACACCTTTAACTCAAAATGAAGACAATAGCGGTGAAATTCAGCAAATGACGGCTGGTGACGGCGATGAGATAGTAATAGGCACAGCAAAAGGACTGTATTCCGCAATGGGGTTTGCAAAACTTCCCATGATTTTTATGGTGCCCGTAAATTTATTTGCCCGTCTGTTGAGCGAGAGAGGTGGCGCAATACTTACGGATTTATTTATAATAGCATTTACTATATGGGTAATTGTTTTGAAAATTATATCCATAAGAGAAAATTACAAAATGACTACAGGAAATGCAGTGCTTGTGTATTTTCTTCCGTACATAGTTTTGATTGTTTTATTTATAATAATGATGATTTTTGTGGGAGCGACTTTTGTAAGCGTATTTTCTACGATTTTTAAAAATATACCAATTCAATAA